Proteins found in one Cheilinus undulatus linkage group 9, ASM1832078v1, whole genome shotgun sequence genomic segment:
- the LOC121515778 gene encoding small VCP/p97-interacting protein isoform X1 has product MGMCLPCFGGAADDVVVTPDPETRRRQLAEAAEKRQKETTYRGVKNPEAVERKRKKQEEIEKQAMTTSVSGGGGLKWQVG; this is encoded by the exons ATGGGGATGTGCTTACCGTGCTTTGGTGGGGCAGCGGACGATGTTGTTGTCACTCCGGATCCT gaGACAAGGAGGCGACAACTAGCTGAGGCCGCtgagaagagacaaaaagag ACAACATACAGAGGTGTCAAAAATCCAGAAGCAGttgaaaggaaaaggaaaaaacaggaagaaattGAGAAACAGGCGATGACCACCTCTGTGTCTGGTGGTGGTGGTTTGAAG TGGCAGGTGGGCTGA
- the LOC121515778 gene encoding small VCP/p97-interacting protein isoform X2 translates to MGMCLPCFGGAADDVVVTPDPETRRRQLAEAAEKRQKEKFHLKTRKKHAKVVSRQHTEVSKIQKQLKGKGKNRKKLRNRR, encoded by the exons ATGGGGATGTGCTTACCGTGCTTTGGTGGGGCAGCGGACGATGTTGTTGTCACTCCGGATCCT gaGACAAGGAGGCGACAACTAGCTGAGGCCGCtgagaagagacaaaaagag AAATTCCACTTGAAAACCCGTAAGAAGCATGCTAAAGTAGTTTCAAG ACAACATACAGAGGTGTCAAAAATCCAGAAGCAGttgaaaggaaaaggaaaaaacaggaagaaattGAGAAACAGGCGATGA